One Polaribacter reichenbachii genomic window, TTTACTGCAATTGGCGCATATTTTCGAATATAAGCCAAAGTATATTTATTTAGACTTGGGTTTTTCTTTTTTAATTTTTGGGTAAGTTCTTTTTGGTTTACAGAAGGTAACTCAATAGGTTTTGGCTCAACAATTACAACTCCAGGATTTTTTTTATTAACTACTTTCTTTTTAGAACCACAACTGGCTAAAAATAAAATTGAACATAAAAAAACTAAAACCCTTAATTTCATATTTATTGTATTATTTGTTGTCCTTTTCTCTTTAATTTTTGATTAAAACCTTCTATTCCTTGAATTCCTCCTGTATGAATGGCTAAAATTTTAGTGTTTTCTATGAACTGATTTTTATCAACCAAATCTAAAATTCCGAAAAGCATTTTACCTGTATAAATAGGATCTAACAAAACATCCGTTTCTTTTTTAAAATTGCTGATGAACTCAATTAAAGCTTCATTATATTTTGCATAACCTCCAAAATGATAATTAGTTTGTAAATTCCAATTCCTTTTTTTGACAAATTGTTTAATTTCATCAACTAAAAAATCACCTTTTAAGGCAGGAAAACCAATAATTTTTTGATGCTTTTCAGAAGCATTTATCAAACCAGAAATTGTACCTCCTGTTCCTACAGCAGAGCAAATATAATCGAAATTCGCATCATCTTTTGTTAAAATTTCTTCACAACCTTTTACAGCAAATTCGTTGGTACCACCTTCAGGAATCAGATAAAAATCGCCGAATTTTTCTTTTAGCTGATTTATAAATTCCTCTTTCGATTTATCTCTATAACTTGCTCTTGAAACAAACTCAAAAGTCATTCCGTTTTTATGTGCTTCTCTTAAAGTTGAATTTGTAGCTAAAGTTTTTTCTAAATCTTTCGCTAATTCATCACCTCTAATAACACCAATTGTTTTAAAACCACTTAAATTACCAGCAACTGCAGTTGCAACAATATGATTAGAAAACGCGCCACCAAAAGTTAGCAATACATCTTTATTTTGATTTTTGGCTTCTTGAATATTATATTTTAATTTTCTAAATTTATTACCAGAAACAAAAGGATGAATTAAGTCTTCTCTTTTTATAAAAAGTTCAACATTTTTTTCTTCTAAAATTGGCAAATCTATTTTTTGATTTTCAGAAGTATAAAGTTTATCAAAATCCATTTTTTAATTTACTAAGACGAACTTACAAGCAATTGTTAAGAAAAATTAGAAATCTGTCCTTCTACTTTTTCCCAATCTTCCATTAAAGTATCTACTTTAGCTTTTTTAGCTTTGTAGTTTTTAAAGAAATTAGGCCTTGCAGAAACTTCATCGTAATTTTTTGCTAGTTCTAAATCTAGTTTCTCAACTTCTGCTTCTAGATCAGCGATTTCAGTTTCTATTTTAGAAAGCTTGTTATTTAGCTTTTTCAACTCTTTTTCTTGCTCTCTACTTAATTGATAAGCTTCGTTTTTAGAAGTATCTTTTTCTACTTTAACAACGGTTTTCTTTTCAGCTTCACGTAAATTTTCCATTTTGTGTTGCTCTAAGAAATAATCAATATCACCTAAATATTCTTTTATTTCTTTGTCTTTAAATCCGTAAACAGTACTGGTTAAACCTTGTAAGAACTCTCTATCATGAGAAACTACGATTAAAGTACCATTAAAATTGTTTAATGCTTCTTTTAAAACCGTTTTAGAAGCAATATCTAGGTGGTTTGTTGGCTCATCCATTATTAAAACATTAAATGGCTGTAATAATAATTTACATAAAGCTAACCTATTTCTT contains:
- a CDS encoding 1-aminocyclopropane-1-carboxylate deaminase/D-cysteine desulfhydrase, which gives rise to MDFDKLYTSENQKIDLPILEEKNVELFIKREDLIHPFVSGNKFRKLKYNIQEAKNQNKDVLLTFGGAFSNHIVATAVAGNLSGFKTIGVIRGDELAKDLEKTLATNSTLREAHKNGMTFEFVSRASYRDKSKEEFINQLKEKFGDFYLIPEGGTNEFAVKGCEEILTKDDANFDYICSAVGTGGTISGLINASEKHQKIIGFPALKGDFLVDEIKQFVKKRNWNLQTNYHFGGYAKYNEALIEFISNFKKETDVLLDPIYTGKMLFGILDLVDKNQFIENTKILAIHTGGIQGIEGFNQKLKRKGQQIIQ